A genomic region of Brevibacillus sp. JNUCC-41 contains the following coding sequences:
- a CDS encoding spore coat protein, with translation MNQNVYRSNCNTHDDSERSWSALDSASRHPLTGFCNEEETQIDQEAKQDNNQVQLSEELIYIKDSCNVNVTSTDVKAALSLQTALQAAIAVIVSISISDSDNADRITQELIQSSNVKQITRQKTIVENSRDIDITTTDAQVALNIQLLLQLLLALIVEIDIL, from the coding sequence ATGAACCAAAATGTATATCGTAGCAATTGTAACACTCATGATGATTCTGAAAGATCATGGTCAGCTCTAGATTCCGCTTCCAGACATCCCCTGACAGGATTCTGTAACGAGGAGGAAACACAGATTGACCAAGAGGCAAAACAGGATAATAATCAAGTGCAGCTTTCTGAAGAACTTATTTACATTAAAGATTCTTGTAATGTAAATGTCACTTCAACGGATGTTAAAGCGGCCCTTTCTCTACAAACTGCCCTACAAGCTGCTATCGCGGTCATCGTAAGCATTTCCATTTCAGATTCTGATAATGCTGATAGGATCACTCAAGAATTAATCCAATCTTCTAATGTTAAACAAATCACGCGCCAAAAAACAATTGTTGAAAACAGCCGTGATATCGACATTACAACCACTGATGCACAAGTCGCTTTAAACATCCAACTATTACTGCAACTATTGTTAGCTCTAATCGTGGAAATTGACATTCTTTAA